One segment of Ricinus communis isolate WT05 ecotype wild-type chromosome 8, ASM1957865v1, whole genome shotgun sequence DNA contains the following:
- the LOC8275208 gene encoding uncharacterized protein LOC8275208 has translation MELMMPTLSFLSFHKTIRVSKPEVPTIQDPTTWSSIGVKLQKHKRNASTISSALPETTASLAIAAAVVGTAATVLVRRTKATETNEIQLKTCEDCEGSGLCSECKGEGFVLKKLSEESAERARLNAKNMATRYTAALPKKWSYCTKCSSARSCLTCGGRGKLSY, from the exons CAATTAGGGTGTCCAAGCCTGAAGTTCCTACTATACAGGATCCCACTACTTGGTCTTCAATTGGTgtaaaattacaaaaacatAAGAGAAATGCATCCACAATATCCTCTGCTCTACCAGAAACAACAGCTTCTCTGGCAATTGCTGCTGCAGTTGTTGGTACAGCAGCTACAGTTCTTGTTAGAAGAACCAAAGCTACTGAGACAAATGAG ATTCAGTTGAAAACATGTGAAGATTGTGAAGGTTCTGGTTTATGCTCTGAATGTAAAGGCGAAGGATTTGTGCTCAAGAAACTGTCTGAAGAAAGTGCTGAGAGAGCAAGGTTGAATGCAAAGAATATGGCCACGCGATATACAGCAGC GCTTCCTAAGAAGTGGAGTTACTGCACGAAGTGCTCATCGGCACGGTCCTGTCTCACGTGTGGTGGCCGTGGAAAGCTGAGCTACTAG